From the Hevea brasiliensis isolate MT/VB/25A 57/8 chromosome 15, ASM3005281v1, whole genome shotgun sequence genome, one window contains:
- the LOC110671258 gene encoding uncharacterized protein LOC110671258, with the protein MLRHKNSVEESHYDILSVKEDATYEEIRTSYRVAILNYHPDKLQNTRQMSHVLNEVQDRFLKIQKAWEILGNSKLRAVYDSELRASRKDRGDGVAAEDVSLEDMEIEDGGEVLELFYQCRCGDYFSVDSLELGKMGYTLLRDENKVSFETAAADTLASVILPCGSCSLQVRLLINACMKVPINENNL; encoded by the coding sequence ATGCTTCGTCACAAGAACTCTGTAGAAGAATCTCACTATGACATTTTATCTGTGAAAGAAGATGCTACCTATGAAGAAATCCGTACCAGCTACAGAGTAGCCATCCTCAATTATCATCCTGATAAGCTGCAAAACACACGTCAGATGTCTCATGTTCTAAATGAGGTGCAAGATAGATTTTTGAAAATACAGAAGGCTTGGGAAATCCTTGGCAATTCAAAATTACGTGCTGTTTATGATAGTGAGCTGCGAGCTTCAAGAAAAGATAGAGGAGATGGAGTTGCAGCGGAAGATGTCAGTTTGGAGGACATGGAGATTGAAGATGGTGGAGAAGTGTTGGAGCTCTTTTACCAGTGCCGATGTGGCGATTATTTCTCTGTTGATTCTTTGGAGTTGGGGAAAATGGGATATACGTTGTTGAGGGATGAAAATAAGGTATCTTTTGAAACAGCAGCAGCAGATACTTTAGCATCAGTTATTCTTCCTTGTGGTTCATGTTCTTTGCAAGTCCGTCTATTGATTAATGCATGCATGAAGGTTCCAATCAATGAGAATAATCTGTAA